Part of the Kangiella geojedonensis genome is shown below.
TTCTCAAGCGCCTCTCGGTGTTGCAAAAAAGCTCTAAACGGTGCTACACCAGTTCCTGGCCCCACCATAATTACTGGCTCTTCCGCTAGCGGTAATTTAAATTTAGGGTTCTTTTCAACAAAGACATTAACCTCATCCCCTTCATCTATATCCTGGGTCAAAAAGTGACTAGCAAGCCCATAACGTTGACCAAACTGATTCGTGGTCGCGACATGGTTTAAAGTAAGGTGAACTTCATCAGGCGTCTCTTCCAAGCTTGAGGAGATAGAGTACAAACGCGGCTTGATGGGCTTTAAAAGATCAACGAGTTGCTGTGCGCTGATGGTCGGTTTAGCAATATGCAGCACATCCACGAACTGGTGATGGTCGATAAAATCACCAAACTCATTATCAACAATATTCTGCAGTTCTTCGCTTGGCGACAGCTCCAGCAGTGCTTTTACAGACGGCTTGTTAACTAAAGTCAATTCTACTTTTTCTGTTAAGCATTTCTCTAAAGTACTGCTTTGACCTTTGTAATCGACTGTAGAGCCTGCATCGAGACTCAGTAATTTAATCACTTCACTGACCAACTCAGCTTTGTTGTGAGCAATAATACCCAATGCATCACCTGGCTCATAAACTAGATTTGAGTCTGTTAAATCAATCTCGATATGATAGGTTTCTTTTGGAGAGCCCTGCCCTGTAATGCGCTGAATTGTCTCTACTGTTGCAGCAAAAGGATTATTTTTATCGTAAATGTTGGCTGCTGGCGCCACATCAGTTTCAGTGGAGATAACGTCGACTACTGAGTTGGCAGAGTCTCCGCCAAGCGATGTCACATAATCTTTCAAAGATGCTGTTACTTGACTCACCCAATCTTGCGCCGAATCTTCATAATCGACGTCACACAGAACAGGCGCTTGCAATGAAACTGAGCCGCCGTCAGATAATGCTTTGTCAAAATCTTTTGCCGTTTGGCAGAAGAATTCATAACTAGAATCCCCCAACCCCAATACTGCATGCTTAATTCCCTCTAACGACGGACGTTTTTTAGCGCCTTTCTTGCTGAGCAAAGCTTCGTGAAGCTCAATCGCATCATCTGGTGGCTCACCCTCTCCATGAGTTGATGCGGTGACCAATATCGCTGAGTAGTTCGCTAACTCCTTAAGCTTGATATCTAAAGTTGACTTCAGTACAGCTTCAACACCATTGCTGGATAAGCTCTGATGTAGCGCTTCGGCCACTGCCTGTGCATTGCCAGTTTGCGAAGCATACATAACCAGAGCAGGCTTAAGCCTACTCTCAGTCGACACCGGGGTACCTAGCGAAGGTTGCGTTGGTTTAATTGCAACAGCGGAGTTATCGACACCTTCCAATAACCCAGCACAGTAGCCACTTAACCAACTAAGCTCTTGTGCATTGAGGCTCTTAATTTTGCTTATCAGTTCGTCGCCAATAAGTTTACTTGCTAACCAATTTGGTTGTTGTTCTTTCGCAGTCACAGTCTTTAGGTCTTTTATTCACAATGACTGCTATTATTGGTGTATAGACGTCTATTCTCTACAAATTAACCACTATAAATGTATGCCATCTGGTTATATGGACTCAATAAAATCTTAGTCAATAATGTAGGTATGCCGAGTGCAGGTACAAAAAAGCCCCGAAAACGGGGCTCTTTAGAAAGTAAATGTTATAACTTTTAGCAATTTAAGAACCGAGCTTTACTCCACAAATGCTCGCTCAATGACATAATCACCTTGAACACCCATTTTTGGGCTGATTTCAAAGCCTTTGTCATTTAGCATCTGCGAAAGATCTTCAAGCATCGCTGGGCTACCACAAATCATCGCTCTATCGTGCTTAGGATCAAGTTTGTCCAATCCTAAGGTTTCTTCTACTTGCCCATTCTCTAGTGCATGAGTCAATCGGCCCTGATTCTGATAAGGCTCACGAGTAACGGTAGGATAATAGAGTAGCTTTTCAGAGATAATATCCCCCAAGTATTCGTGGTTTGGCAAGTCCTGCATTATCATTTCTTGATAGCACAGCTCGCTGACAAAACGGACACCATGACACAGAATAACTTTATCAAACTTCTCATAAGTTTCTGGGCACTGAACGATGCTCAAGAAAGGCGCTAAACCAGTTCCAGTAGCTAGTAAATACAAGTTACGACCCTGCTTAAGATCATCAACCACCAAAGTACCAGTGGGCTTTTTACTCACCATAACTTCATCGCCAGGTTTCAGGTGCTGCAGACGCGAGGTCAACTTTCCGTCAGGAACTTTAATACTAAAAAACTCAAGGTTTTCTTCGTAGTTAGGGCTAGCAATACTATACGCACGCATAACCTTCTTACCGTCTTCTAGTGGCAAACCAATCATAATGAACTCGCCATTACGGAAGCGTAAACTTTGATCTCGTGTGGTTTGGAAGGTAAATAAGGTGTCGTTCCAGTGTTTTACGGACAATACTTTTTCAATATTTAAGTTACTCATGAGTTCCACCATTCGGAGGATTTAGCCGAATTATATAAGAATACATTCTATTTGCAAACGATTCTCAATAAGGGGATTAACACCTTTGGATAAGTATTTTTAATCCGAGCACTAGAGTCGTCTGCTACCCAATATATGAGCAACAGACTTTATAGCTTTTATATTGCCTTTGCAACAATATTATCAAGCTGCGGGTGTTAAGCACCTTTTGCCTAGGCTATGACAAATTGCATAAGTTAAATCAGCACGGTTTAAGGTATAAAAGTGAAAATCGCTAACGCCCTCTTTAACCAGTAGCTTGACCTGTTCAATGGCAATGTGTGAGGCAATTAAACGACTGGTCTCAGGATCGTTTTGTAAGCCGTCATAAACTTTATACATCCAATCAGGAATATCTACTTGTGTAAACTTAGCGAACTTTTGTAGCTGCGTGAAGTTAGTCACGGGCAGGATTCCAGGTGTTAAATCAATCTGTAAATCATGGTTCTGACATTGGTCACGAAACCTTAAGAACTTTTCTGCGCTAAAGAAAAATTGACTAATGGCACGACTGGCACCAGCGTCCACTTTCCGCTTCAGGTTATCTAAGTCAGCTTTAGCGGTTTCTGCCTCAGGATGAACCTCTGGATATGCGGCGACACTAATTTCAAAATCATGGAGTTGCTTTAGTTTATATACTAAGTCAGTAGCATACTTAAAATCTCCCTGCTCAGCTTCCTGCCCAAGATCGCCGCGTAACGCCACAATATGACGAACACCTTTTGACCAATAATCTTCTGCAATGGATTCGATTTCTGCTTCTGTTGAACCAATACAGGTTAGATGCGGCACAGCCGTCAGCTCGGTCTCTCGAATGATTTTAGTGATCACATCGTGAGTTCTAGACCGTGTACTTGCTGCCGCACCATAGGTTACCGACACAAAGTCGGGACTTAACGGCTCAAGCTTTTTAATGCTCGACCACAAAGTCTTTTGCATCTCAGGCGTATTGGGAGGGAAGAATTCAAAAGAAACGTTAACTTTCCCATCCAAATCCGCTATTTGTTGATTAAGAAATTCAGCGATTCGCGCTTCTTCATAAGACGGTTTTGCTTTGTTTGATGTAATCACTGGATTGGACATTAATGCCCCCTCAGTAAATCACATAAGTCGTTCAGCACCCCGCCCGCAGTGACTTCTCGTCCGGCTCCAGGTCCCTGAATAATCAAAGGATTATCTTTGTACCAGGCACTAATCACCTG
Proteins encoded:
- a CDS encoding diflavin oxidoreductase; this encodes MTAKEQQPNWLASKLIGDELISKIKSLNAQELSWLSGYCAGLLEGVDNSAVAIKPTQPSLGTPVSTESRLKPALVMYASQTGNAQAVAEALHQSLSSNGVEAVLKSTLDIKLKELANYSAILVTASTHGEGEPPDDAIELHEALLSKKGAKKRPSLEGIKHAVLGLGDSSYEFFCQTAKDFDKALSDGGSVSLQAPVLCDVDYEDSAQDWVSQVTASLKDYVTSLGGDSANSVVDVISTETDVAPAANIYDKNNPFAATVETIQRITGQGSPKETYHIEIDLTDSNLVYEPGDALGIIAHNKAELVSEVIKLLSLDAGSTVDYKGQSSTLEKCLTEKVELTLVNKPSVKALLELSPSEELQNIVDNEFGDFIDHHQFVDVLHIAKPTISAQQLVDLLKPIKPRLYSISSSLEETPDEVHLTLNHVATTNQFGQRYGLASHFLTQDIDEGDEVNVFVEKNPKFKLPLAEEPVIMVGPGTGVAPFRAFLQHREALENTGKNWLFFGNPYFNTDFLYQVEIQNYLKSGTLTKVDLAFSRDSENGEKVYVQQKLLENAAEVWQWLEQGAYFYVCGDMHRMAKDVELALLSIIQRQGGKDEEQAKQYLKQLKLDNRYQRDIY
- the metF gene encoding methylenetetrahydrofolate reductase — protein: MSNPVITSNKAKPSYEEARIAEFLNQQIADLDGKVNVSFEFFPPNTPEMQKTLWSSIKKLEPLSPDFVSVTYGAAASTRSRTHDVITKIIRETELTAVPHLTCIGSTEAEIESIAEDYWSKGVRHIVALRGDLGQEAEQGDFKYATDLVYKLKQLHDFEISVAAYPEVHPEAETAKADLDNLKRKVDAGASRAISQFFFSAEKFLRFRDQCQNHDLQIDLTPGILPVTNFTQLQKFAKFTQVDIPDWMYKVYDGLQNDPETSRLIASHIAIEQVKLLVKEGVSDFHFYTLNRADLTYAICHSLGKRCLTPAA
- a CDS encoding ferredoxin--NADP reductase codes for the protein MSNLNIEKVLSVKHWNDTLFTFQTTRDQSLRFRNGEFIMIGLPLEDGKKVMRAYSIASPNYEENLEFFSIKVPDGKLTSRLQHLKPGDEVMVSKKPTGTLVVDDLKQGRNLYLLATGTGLAPFLSIVQCPETYEKFDKVILCHGVRFVSELCYQEMIMQDLPNHEYLGDIISEKLLYYPTVTREPYQNQGRLTHALENGQVEETLGLDKLDPKHDRAMICGSPAMLEDLSQMLNDKGFEISPKMGVQGDYVIERAFVE